In the Desulfovibrio subterraneus genome, CGTTCCGGAACGCCGTCCCCCGGAAAAGATTCTGGGTCAGGACTAGAAAGAGCAAAAGCCCTGCCGCATTGAGCGGCAGGGCCTTTTTTTATTGATCTAATCCCAGCGCTACGGCGCTGTTACGCAGAATCTGTTCCAGCTCCGCGTCGCTCAGCTTCAGGCGTTTGCGCAGTCTGGCCATTTCGTCCGCCGGATCATAGAGCGGGTAATCCGACCCGAAGAGAATGCGCTCGCGCGGGTGCTTCTTCCAGATGGCGGCAAGGGTTGCGTCGTCTATGAACTCCAGCGAGCTGGAGGTGTCTATGTAGACATCTCTGCCGATGGTGCTTTCCAGCGCATACTTCCAGTGCCGGTAGCCGCCCATGTGGGCCGCGATGAACCGTGCGCGGGGGAAGAGGTCCATGAGGGCCGCAAGCTTGTAGGGGCAGGAGGGGTTCTGTTCTGGCGGCAGCACATCGCCGATGTGCAGCATGAACATGAAGTGGTCCTGTGCCTCTTCGATGATGGGGTGCAGGCGCGGGTCATCCAGACG is a window encoding:
- a CDS encoding amidohydrolase family protein, with protein sequence MFIDVHTHAFHPKIADKVLQQLGQHYGIQGVGSGLIEDLLARARKAGIDRVVVHSAATAAAQVIPANNFALALKEAHPSVIPFGTIHPDYEDWACQLDRLKKSGIRGLKLHPEFQSFRLDDPRLHPIIEEAQDHFMFMLHIGDVLPPEQNPSCPYKLAALMDLFPRARFIAAHMGGYRHWKYALESTIGRDVYIDTSSSLEFIDDATLAAIWKKHPRERILFGSDYPLYDPADEMARLRKRLKLSDAELEQILRNSAVALGLDQ